One segment of Rhodopirellula baltica SH 1 DNA contains the following:
- a CDS encoding thiol-disulfide oxidoreductase DCC family protein, translating to MSQTQPITDAKTAAEPLPGPSQTTRGSGDLPDPDQCSTCDVVIYDGHCNFCKAGVQNLRRLDWGGKRLAFLSLHDDRVSTRYPDLTREQLMEQMYVIDQQGQRHGGADAVRYLSRRLPMLWFAAPILHLPGTAKLWRRLYHEVAKRRYRLAGKSCDSGSCSIH from the coding sequence ATGTCTCAAACCCAACCCATTACCGACGCGAAAACGGCCGCAGAGCCATTGCCCGGTCCTTCGCAAACGACACGCGGATCTGGCGATTTGCCGGATCCTGACCAGTGCTCGACGTGCGATGTGGTGATTTACGACGGCCACTGCAATTTTTGCAAAGCGGGCGTCCAGAACCTTCGGCGTCTGGATTGGGGTGGAAAGAGGCTGGCGTTTTTGTCGCTCCATGACGATCGAGTGTCGACCCGTTATCCCGATCTGACGCGAGAGCAGCTGATGGAACAGATGTACGTGATTGATCAGCAAGGCCAACGTCACGGCGGTGCCGATGCGGTTCGCTACCTTTCGCGACGGTTACCGATGCTGTGGTTTGCTGCTCCGATCTTGCATCTTCCGGGGACGGCAAAATTGTGGCGTCGGCTGTATCACGAGGTCGCCAAACGTCGGTATCGGCTGGCGGGCAAATCGTGCGACTCAGGTAGTTGTTCGATCCACTGA